A genomic window from Polaribacter gangjinensis includes:
- a CDS encoding GH92 family glycosyl hydrolase, whose protein sequence is MKIQFYAILVSLLLFFSCNSGSKSTIAKKIKKRIDYVNPFIGTGGHGHTFPGATMPFGMMQLSPDTRLDGWDGCSGYHYSDSEIYGFSHTHLSGTGVSDYGDILLMPTNKIIFNNGADGKEGYKSKFSHNKEIAEPGFYKVHLDDTNIDVALTVSKRSGIHQYQFPKNSKQIIILDLEHRDEVLDSKILVTDENTIQGYRHSKAWATNQQLFYTIKFSKKIKNISYLNEKTEGKSVKAAFEFDENDGNTIEVKVGISAVDIDGSAKNLEQEIGNKSFDEVKKIAQETWEKQLGKIVVEDKNENNKINFYTSLYHTMIAPNLYQDVDGRYRGMDLEINQTADFEYYTVFSLWDTYRAAHPLYTIIEQKRTNDFINTFLAKYDEGGIMPIWDLAANYTGCMIGYHAVPVIADAFLKGIKNYDAEKAFEAMKHSAMQDKLGLESYKKFGFIPVEKESESVSKTLEYAYDDWTIAQMAKSLGKENDYKIFIERAQNYKNVFDPETQFMRGRFKNTWFSPFDPYEVNFNYTEANAWQYSFYVPQDITGFANLLGGKKSLENQLDKLFTAKKETSGRDQADITGLIGQYAHGNEPSHHMAYLYNFVNKPSKTQEKVRQILSEMYQNTPDGISGNEDCGQMSAWYIFSSLGFYPVTPGSNQYIIGSPLFDKATINLENGKSFTIQAKNNSAENKYIKSIKLNGKNYEYSYLNHQDIINGGTLIFEMTNKPTNWGTKDAFIPSTEIKEHLIVAAPFIAKGDIAFKEKTTITLAIAEKDSQIYYSLGNGFEQYKKPFIISEKATFKVFAQKGTSKSAIIKTEFYKINPNIKIDLQSEYANQYNAGGDNALIDGVLGTEDFRTGTWQGYFDTDIIAIVDLGAVKPIQQLQINFLKDQRSWIFLPKSVEIYTSIDGKVFKKIDNFSFPIPKNEEIVTIESMKLLKLGNARYVKVIAKKLGTLPTWHLGFKENGRSWLFIDEIQIN, encoded by the coding sequence ATGAAAATACAATTTTATGCAATTTTAGTTTCGCTATTGCTGTTTTTTTCTTGTAATTCTGGTTCAAAATCAACAATTGCTAAAAAAATCAAAAAACGAATTGATTATGTGAATCCTTTTATAGGGACAGGTGGTCATGGTCACACTTTTCCGGGAGCGACTATGCCTTTTGGAATGATGCAACTTTCTCCTGATACACGTTTGGATGGTTGGGATGGCTGCTCAGGATATCATTATTCTGATAGTGAGATTTATGGTTTTTCACACACACATTTAAGTGGAACTGGCGTTTCTGATTATGGAGATATTTTGTTGATGCCCACTAATAAAATTATTTTTAACAATGGAGCAGATGGAAAAGAAGGTTATAAATCTAAGTTTTCTCACAACAAAGAAATTGCAGAACCTGGTTTTTATAAAGTGCATTTGGATGATACTAATATTGATGTTGCTTTGACAGTTTCCAAAAGAAGTGGCATTCATCAATATCAATTTCCTAAAAATTCAAAACAAATTATCATTCTAGATTTGGAACATCGTGATGAAGTTTTGGATTCTAAAATACTAGTTACAGATGAAAATACCATTCAAGGTTATAGACATTCAAAAGCTTGGGCAACCAATCAACAGTTATTTTATACCATCAAATTTTCGAAAAAAATCAAAAATATTAGCTATTTGAATGAAAAAACGGAAGGAAAATCAGTCAAAGCTGCTTTCGAATTTGATGAAAATGATGGAAATACTATAGAAGTAAAAGTGGGAATTTCTGCGGTTGATATAGATGGTTCAGCGAAAAATTTAGAACAAGAAATAGGAAATAAATCTTTTGATGAAGTAAAAAAAATAGCCCAAGAAACTTGGGAAAAGCAATTGGGAAAAATCGTTGTTGAAGATAAAAACGAAAACAATAAAATCAATTTTTATACGTCTTTATATCATACAATGATTGCTCCGAATTTGTATCAAGATGTAGATGGAAGATACAGAGGAATGGATTTAGAAATTAATCAAACAGCTGATTTTGAATATTATACCGTTTTTTCTTTGTGGGATACTTACAGAGCAGCACATCCTTTATACACCATCATTGAGCAAAAACGAACCAATGATTTTATCAACACTTTTTTAGCAAAATATGATGAAGGTGGCATCATGCCCATTTGGGATTTAGCCGCAAATTACACAGGGTGTATGATTGGTTATCATGCAGTGCCTGTGATTGCAGATGCTTTTTTGAAAGGAATCAAAAATTATGATGCAGAAAAGGCTTTTGAAGCGATGAAACATTCTGCAATGCAAGATAAATTGGGATTGGAATCTTATAAAAAATTCGGATTTATTCCTGTGGAGAAAGAATCAGAATCTGTTTCAAAAACCCTAGAATATGCCTATGATGATTGGACAATTGCGCAAATGGCAAAATCTTTGGGCAAGGAAAATGATTACAAAATCTTTATTGAAAGAGCTCAGAATTATAAAAACGTTTTTGATCCCGAAACGCAATTTATGCGAGGTCGTTTTAAAAATACCTGGTTTTCGCCATTTGATCCTTATGAAGTAAATTTCAATTATACTGAGGCAAATGCTTGGCAATACAGTTTTTATGTTCCGCAAGATATTACTGGATTTGCAAATTTATTGGGAGGAAAAAAGTCATTAGAAAATCAATTGGATAAACTATTCACTGCAAAAAAGGAAACTTCAGGAAGAGATCAAGCAGATATTACAGGTTTGATTGGGCAATATGCACATGGAAATGAACCAAGTCATCACATGGCTTATTTGTATAATTTCGTGAATAAACCTTCGAAAACGCAAGAAAAAGTGCGTCAAATTTTATCAGAAATGTATCAAAATACACCTGATGGAATTTCAGGAAATGAAGATTGTGGACAAATGAGTGCTTGGTATATTTTCAGTTCTTTGGGATTTTATCCTGTAACTCCAGGCTCTAATCAATATATTATTGGAAGTCCGTTGTTTGATAAAGCAACCATCAATTTAGAAAATGGAAAATCTTTTACAATTCAAGCAAAAAATAATTCAGCTGAAAATAAATACATCAAATCAATAAAATTAAATGGTAAAAATTATGAGTATTCTTACCTAAATCATCAAGACATTATCAATGGTGGAACCTTGATTTTTGAAATGACCAACAAACCTACAAATTGGGGAACAAAAGATGCATTTATTCCATCAACAGAAATTAAAGAACATTTAATTGTTGCTGCACCTTTTATTGCAAAAGGTGATATTGCGTTTAAAGAAAAGACGACTATTACGCTTGCTATTGCTGAAAAAGATTCTCAGATTTATTATAGTTTGGGAAATGGATTTGAACAATATAAAAAGCCATTTATCATTTCTGAAAAAGCAACATTTAAAGTATTTGCTCAAAAAGGAACCTCAAAAAGTGCAATAATAAAAACCGAATTTTACAAAATCAATCCAAATATCAAAATTGATTTGCAATCTGAATATGCAAATCAATACAATGCAGGTGGTGATAATGCCTTGATTGATGGCGTTTTAGGAACAGAAGATTTTAGAACGGGAACTTGGCAAGGGTATTTTGATACAGATATAATTGCAATTGTTGATTTGGGTGCTGTAAAACCAATTCAACAACTCCAAATCAATTTTTTAAAAGATCAAAGAAGTTGGATTTTCTTACCAAAATCAGTAGAAATTTACACTTCCATTGATGGAAAAGTTTTTAAAAAAATCGATAATTTCTCTTTTCCAATTCCTAAAAATGAAGAAATTGTAACTATAGAATCTATGAAATTATTAAAATTAGGAAATGCACGTTACGTAAAAGTAATTGCGAAAAAATTAGGTACACTTCCTACTTGGCATTTAGGCTTTAAAGAAAATGGAAGAAGTTGGTTGTTTATAGATGAAATTCAAATAAATTAA